The window GAAGCCGCCGCGGCATCTTGCTGATCTTTCGCCTGTGGAGCGTAAGGAGGCTGTTGCCGCGATCGGGGAGAAGCCGTTTCGCGCCAAGCAGCTCTCGCAGCACTACTTCGCGCGGTACGCGCACGACCCGGAGCAGTGGACCGACATCCCCGCCGGGGCGCGGGAGAAGCTGCGGGAGGCGTTGCTTCCGGAGCTGATGACGGTCGTGCGGCATCTGTCGACCGACCAGGAGACCACGCGCAAGACGCTGTGGCGGCTGTTCGACGGGACGCTCGTCGAGTCGGTGCTGATGCGGTACCCGGACCGGGTGACGATGTGCATCAGTTCGCAGGCCGGGTGCGGGATGAACTGCCCGTTCTGCGCCACCGGGCAGGCGGGTCTGGACCGGAACCTGTCCACCGCCGAGATCGTCCATCAGATCGTCGACGGGATGCGGGCGCTGCGGGACGGAGAGATCCCGGGTGGGCCCGCGCGGCTCTCCAACATCGTCTTCATGGGGATGGGCGAGCCGCTCGCCAACTACAACCGGGTCGTCGGCGCCGTTCGCCGGCTCACCGACCCGGAGCCGGACGGGCTGGGGCTGTCGCAGCGCGGCATCACGGTGTCGACGGTCGGGCTGGTGCCCGCCATCCACCGGTTCGCCGACGAGGGGTTCAAGTGCCGGCTCGCCATCTCCCTGCACGCGCCGGACGACGAACTGCGCGACACCCTCGTCCCCGTGAACACGCGGTGGAAGGTGCGTGAGGTCCTCGACGCCGGGTGGGAGTACGCGGCCAGGTCCGGGCGCCGGCTGTCCATCGAGTACGCGCTGATCCGGGACATCAACGACCAGGCGTGGCGCGGTGACCGGCTGGGCCGGCTGCTCAAGGGCAAGCCGGTGCACGTGAACCTGATTCCGCTGAACCCCACTCCGGGGTCCAAGTGGACCGCCTCCCGGCCCGAGGACGAGAAGGCGTTCGTCGAGGCCATCGCCTCCCACGGGGTGCCGGTGACCGTCCGGGACACCCGGGGGCAGGAGATCGACGGGGCGTGCGGACAGCTGGCGGCCACCGAGAGGTGAGGGACCGGGACGGAGACCCCGACCGGGGCCAGGAGCGAGCAGGAGCAGCTCGTGGCCACCGGCGGGAGTCGGAATCCGGCCACGGGGTACGCTGACCCCCGTACACACATCTTCATATTCCGACAGGGGAGCGCCACAGCGCTGAGAGTGCGGCAAGCGGGCCGCAGACCCTCTGAACCTCGCCCAGGTCATTCTGGGTAGGAAGTTCGGTCTTCACTCAAGCTGTTGCGCCCTGCCCGGGTGCCTTCGCCAGTTCCGGAGGCACCCGGGCAGGGCCGCGTCTCTTCCTGGTCACTCCAGGAGGAATCCAGTGCACATCAGAACGTTCGTCGCCGCGGCCGTCGGCCTCGGGCTCGTCACGCTGTCCGCATGCGGCTCCTCGTCCGACGACACCGGATCGGGCGGCT is drawn from Streptomyces bottropensis ATCC 25435 and contains these coding sequences:
- the rlmN gene encoding 23S rRNA (adenine(2503)-C(2))-methyltransferase RlmN — encoded protein: MPAPGELTFVAPRGAKKPPRHLADLSPVERKEAVAAIGEKPFRAKQLSQHYFARYAHDPEQWTDIPAGAREKLREALLPELMTVVRHLSTDQETTRKTLWRLFDGTLVESVLMRYPDRVTMCISSQAGCGMNCPFCATGQAGLDRNLSTAEIVHQIVDGMRALRDGEIPGGPARLSNIVFMGMGEPLANYNRVVGAVRRLTDPEPDGLGLSQRGITVSTVGLVPAIHRFADEGFKCRLAISLHAPDDELRDTLVPVNTRWKVREVLDAGWEYAARSGRRLSIEYALIRDINDQAWRGDRLGRLLKGKPVHVNLIPLNPTPGSKWTASRPEDEKAFVEAIASHGVPVTVRDTRGQEIDGACGQLAATER